Proteins from one Caulobacter sp. 73W genomic window:
- a CDS encoding ABC transporter ATP-binding protein → MSKLILHLKGVERVYVTEAGKLPVLKGVDVDVNAGEIVGLIGPSGSGKSSLLHAAGLLEHPDAGEVVVDGRDCSNMNERQRTRVRLSTIGFVYQFHHLLPEFSALENVALPLLIAGKSKREAEDRALELLTQLGLESRVKHQPAQLSGGEQQRVAIARALANRPRLLLADEPTGNLDPATSTSVFQSLYDLARNEGVACLIATHNMELAKFMDRVFALKDGHLEARSDL, encoded by the coding sequence ATGAGTAAGCTGATCCTCCACCTGAAGGGCGTCGAGCGCGTCTATGTGACCGAGGCCGGCAAGCTGCCAGTGCTCAAGGGCGTGGACGTGGACGTCAACGCTGGCGAGATCGTTGGCCTGATCGGACCGTCGGGTTCGGGCAAGTCGTCCCTGCTACACGCCGCTGGTCTTCTAGAGCATCCGGACGCGGGCGAGGTCGTGGTGGATGGCCGCGACTGCTCCAACATGAACGAGCGCCAGCGCACCCGTGTGCGCCTGTCGACCATCGGCTTCGTCTATCAGTTTCACCATCTGCTGCCTGAGTTCTCCGCCCTGGAGAACGTCGCGCTGCCCCTGCTGATCGCCGGCAAGTCCAAGCGCGAGGCGGAGGACCGGGCCTTGGAACTGCTGACCCAGCTGGGTCTGGAAAGCCGCGTGAAGCACCAGCCGGCGCAGCTGTCGGGAGGGGAGCAGCAACGCGTCGCCATAGCCCGCGCGCTGGCCAACCGGCCGCGCCTGCTGCTGGCGGACGAGCCGACCGGCAACCTGGATCCAGCAACCTCGACGTCCGTGTTCCAGTCGCTCTATGACCTGGCGCGCAACGAGGGCGTGGCCTGCTTGATCGCCACCCACAACATGGAGTTGGCGAAGTTCATGGATCGGGTGTTCGCCCTGAAGGACGGACACCTGGAAGCGCGCAGCGACCTCTGA
- the proS gene encoding proline--tRNA ligase produces MRLSRFFLPVLKEAPADAQIVSHQLMLRAGMIRQEAAGIYAWLPLGLRVLRKVEQIVREEMDRAGGVELLMPTLQLADLWRESGRYDAYGPEMLRITDRHERELLYGPTNEEMITEIFRAYVKSYKDLPKSLYHIQWKFRDERRPRFGVMRGREFLMKDAYSFDLDEATARAAYNRMFVAYLNIFSRMGLKAVPMRADTGPIGGDLSHEFIVLAETGESQVFCHKDLVEMGAPGPDVDFQGDLQPLVDQRTALYAATEEMHDEAAFNAVPEEQRLSARGIEVGHIFYFGEKYSKPMNAKVTGPDGLEHFVHMGSYGVGVSRLLGAIIEASHDEGGIIWPESVAPYDVAIINLRPGDEACDAACEKAYAAIHAAGKSALYDDTADRPGAKFATMDLIGVPWQMIVGPKGVAEGQVEIKNRATGERSTAPLDAVIEGLSKKANA; encoded by the coding sequence ATGCGCCTTTCGCGCTTTTTCCTGCCGGTGCTGAAAGAAGCCCCGGCCGACGCCCAGATCGTCTCCCACCAGCTCATGCTGCGCGCCGGCATGATCCGCCAGGAGGCGGCCGGCATCTACGCGTGGCTGCCGCTCGGTCTGAGGGTGCTGCGCAAGGTCGAGCAGATCGTCCGTGAAGAGATGGATCGCGCCGGCGGCGTCGAGCTGCTGATGCCGACCCTGCAACTGGCCGACCTGTGGCGGGAGTCGGGCCGCTATGACGCCTATGGTCCGGAGATGCTGCGCATCACCGACCGTCACGAGCGCGAGCTGCTGTACGGGCCCACCAACGAGGAAATGATCACCGAGATCTTCCGCGCCTATGTGAAGTCGTACAAGGACCTGCCCAAGAGCCTGTACCACATCCAGTGGAAGTTCCGGGACGAGCGCCGCCCGCGCTTCGGCGTCATGCGCGGCCGCGAATTCCTGATGAAGGACGCCTATTCCTTCGACCTGGACGAGGCGACCGCCCGCGCGGCCTACAACCGCATGTTCGTGGCCTATCTGAACATCTTTTCGCGCATGGGCCTGAAGGCGGTGCCGATGCGTGCAGACACCGGCCCCATCGGCGGGGATCTTTCCCACGAGTTCATCGTTCTGGCGGAGACCGGGGAGAGCCAGGTCTTCTGTCACAAGGATCTGGTGGAGATGGGCGCGCCCGGACCCGACGTCGATTTCCAGGGCGACCTGCAGCCGCTGGTCGACCAGCGTACGGCGCTCTATGCGGCGACCGAAGAGATGCACGACGAGGCGGCGTTCAACGCCGTGCCCGAGGAGCAGCGTCTGTCGGCGCGCGGCATCGAGGTCGGCCACATCTTCTATTTCGGTGAGAAATACTCCAAGCCGATGAACGCCAAGGTCACCGGTCCGGACGGCCTGGAGCACTTCGTGCATATGGGTTCCTACGGCGTCGGCGTCTCGCGCCTGCTGGGCGCGATCATCGAGGCTAGCCACGACGAGGGCGGCATCATCTGGCCGGAATCCGTGGCGCCTTACGACGTCGCGATCATCAACCTGCGTCCGGGCGACGAAGCCTGCGACGCTGCTTGCGAGAAGGCCTATGCGGCCATCCACGCGGCCGGCAAGAGCGCGCTCTATGACGACACCGCCGACCGTCCGGGCGCCAAGTTCGCGACCATGGATCTGATCGGCGTGCCCTGGCAGATGATCGTCGGTCCCAAGGGCGTCGCCGAGGGCCAGGTCGAGATCAAGAACCGCGCCACCGGCGAGCGCTCCACCGCGCCGCTCGACGCCGTGATCGAAGGCCTTTCCAAGAAGGCGAACGCATGA
- a CDS encoding ribonuclease J, with protein MKPKSDDELIFLPLGGSNEIGMNFNLYGYGPADDRKWVVVDLGVTFGDQTTPGVEIILPDPEFIEEHSEDILGIVLTHAHEDHIGAVAWLWPRLKAPIYATPFTAFLLREKLRDAGLLDEVSITEVPLSGSFDLGPFKFELITLTHSIPEPNGVAIRTPLGTILHTGDWKIDPDPMLGSATDEAAIRRLGDEGVLAMVCDSTNVFVDGEAGSEAGVREAMTPLIASLKGKVAVACFASNVARMDTVIRAGQAAGRKVCLVGRSMHRMAAAAQSVGLLKDLEPFITDDQAKYAPEDQVLFLCTGSQGEARAALARIADGSHPHVRLGEGDHVIFSSRVIPGNEIPIRNLQNKLADRGVRLYTERDHPGIHVSGHPCRDELKQMYQWARPQIAVPTHGERRHLLEHAAFAKDLQIGQAIAPRNGDMVRLAPGHPSIIDEVPSGRLYVDAGVLTPENGDALKERRHAAFNGMLAVSIVIDGRGRIASGPQVRAIGLPGDEEYPLEDAMDDLAEEAESAFKRLEGASREIDEQVEQALSRAVKKAAYRIWERRPVVETTVLRL; from the coding sequence ATGAAACCGAAATCTGACGACGAACTCATCTTCCTGCCGCTCGGCGGGTCGAATGAGATCGGCATGAACTTCAATCTCTACGGCTACGGGCCGGCCGACGACCGCAAGTGGGTCGTCGTCGATCTGGGCGTGACCTTTGGCGACCAGACGACGCCGGGCGTGGAGATCATCCTGCCGGACCCCGAATTCATCGAGGAGCATTCCGAGGACATTCTCGGCATCGTCCTGACCCACGCGCACGAGGACCACATCGGCGCCGTGGCCTGGCTGTGGCCGCGCCTGAAGGCGCCGATCTACGCCACGCCGTTCACCGCCTTCCTGCTGCGCGAGAAACTGCGCGACGCCGGCTTGCTGGACGAGGTGTCGATCACCGAAGTGCCGCTGAGCGGCAGCTTCGATCTTGGCCCGTTCAAGTTCGAGCTGATCACCCTGACGCACTCGATCCCTGAGCCGAACGGCGTGGCGATCCGCACGCCGCTGGGCACCATCCTGCACACCGGCGACTGGAAGATCGATCCCGATCCCATGCTGGGCAGCGCCACCGACGAAGCCGCAATCCGCCGTCTCGGCGACGAGGGCGTGCTGGCCATGGTCTGCGACAGCACCAACGTCTTCGTGGACGGCGAGGCTGGTTCCGAAGCCGGCGTGCGCGAAGCGATGACTCCGCTGATCGCCAGCCTGAAGGGCAAGGTGGCCGTGGCCTGCTTCGCGTCCAACGTGGCGCGCATGGACACCGTGATCCGCGCCGGCCAGGCGGCGGGCCGCAAGGTCTGTCTGGTCGGTCGCTCCATGCACCGCATGGCGGCGGCGGCGCAGTCCGTGGGCCTGCTGAAGGACCTGGAGCCGTTCATCACCGACGACCAGGCCAAGTACGCGCCCGAGGATCAGGTGCTGTTCCTGTGCACCGGCTCGCAGGGCGAGGCCCGCGCGGCCCTGGCCCGCATCGCCGACGGCTCGCATCCGCATGTGCGCCTGGGCGAGGGGGACCATGTGATCTTCTCGTCGCGGGTCATTCCGGGCAACGAGATCCCGATCCGCAACCTGCAGAACAAGCTCGCCGACCGTGGGGTGCGCCTTTACACCGAGCGCGACCATCCCGGCATCCACGTCTCCGGTCACCCGTGCCGGGACGAACTGAAGCAGATGTACCAATGGGCCCGCCCGCAGATCGCGGTGCCCACCCATGGCGAGCGCCGCCACCTGCTGGAGCACGCGGCCTTCGCCAAGGACCTGCAGATCGGCCAGGCCATCGCGCCGCGCAACGGCGACATGGTCCGCCTGGCTCCCGGCCATCCGTCGATCATCGACGAGGTGCCGTCTGGCCGCCTGTACGTCGACGCCGGCGTGCTGACCCCCGAGAACGGCGACGCCTTGAAGGAGCGCCGTCACGCGGCGTTCAACGGCATGCTGGCGGTCTCCATCGTCATCGACGGCCGCGGGCGTATCGCATCGGGCCCGCAGGTCCGGGCCATCGGCTTGCCGGGTGACGAGGAATATCCCCTCGAAGACGCCATGGACGATCTGGCTGAAGAAGCCGAAAGCGCCTTCAAGCGTCTGGAGGGAGCCTCCCGCGAGATCGACGAGCAGGTCGAGCAGGCCCTGTCCCGCGCCGTCAAGAAGGCCGCCTACCGCATCTGGGAACGCCGGCCCGTGGTGGAGACCACGGTGCTTCGCCTGTAA
- a CDS encoding lipoprotein-releasing ABC transporter permease subunit, whose protein sequence is MKTEALAGSVAPPFSAWERSVAARYLRAKRKNGGVALISIISFVGIMLAVAVLIIVMSVMNGFRTELLGKMLGFNGHLFVSGQVLSDPVQTFAAVQRIRRADGVEQAVPMIEAQAMAIGPAQITGAIVRGIAPADLKATPIIAGNLKQGSMNGFGQGEFGGDTILMGDRLAEGLGVKPGDVVKLVSPSGPATAFGTATQEKDYVVGGVFSVGMTQFDAAFIYMPVEQAQLFFGRDQSVDVIEVKVKDPDDARGMRPVVSRAAGPGAFVTDWTQKDKAYFDALQVERAAMRLILMMIVAIAALNIISGLVMLVKNKGKDIAILRTMGAGQGAILRIFFMAGASIGVLGTLAGLAAGVLFCTFIEPIQKVLEAVTGTKVFNAEIYFLSHIPARIEWSEVGIVTLFAVIVSFLVTLPPAWRASHLDPVEALRYE, encoded by the coding sequence ATGAAGACCGAGGCGCTCGCTGGCAGCGTCGCGCCTCCCTTCAGCGCCTGGGAGCGCTCGGTCGCGGCCCGTTACCTGCGCGCCAAGCGCAAGAACGGCGGCGTGGCTCTGATCTCCATCATCAGCTTCGTTGGCATTATGCTGGCGGTGGCGGTGCTGATCATCGTCATGAGCGTGATGAACGGGTTCCGGACGGAGCTGCTGGGCAAGATGCTCGGCTTCAACGGCCATCTGTTTGTGTCCGGCCAGGTCCTGTCCGATCCGGTACAGACCTTCGCCGCCGTCCAGCGCATTCGCCGCGCCGACGGGGTGGAGCAGGCCGTGCCCATGATCGAGGCCCAGGCCATGGCCATCGGCCCGGCCCAGATCACCGGCGCCATCGTGCGCGGCATCGCGCCCGCCGACCTGAAGGCGACGCCGATCATCGCCGGCAACCTCAAGCAAGGCTCGATGAACGGCTTCGGCCAGGGCGAGTTCGGCGGCGACACCATCCTGATGGGCGACCGTCTGGCCGAGGGGCTGGGTGTAAAGCCAGGCGATGTGGTCAAGCTGGTCTCGCCTTCCGGGCCCGCCACGGCGTTCGGCACGGCGACCCAGGAAAAGGACTATGTGGTCGGCGGAGTCTTCTCTGTCGGCATGACCCAGTTCGACGCCGCCTTCATCTACATGCCCGTCGAGCAGGCCCAGCTGTTCTTTGGCCGTGACCAGTCGGTCGATGTGATCGAGGTGAAGGTGAAGGACCCGGACGACGCGCGCGGCATGCGGCCCGTCGTCAGTCGCGCCGCCGGCCCTGGGGCGTTCGTCACCGACTGGACCCAGAAGGACAAGGCCTACTTCGACGCGCTTCAGGTGGAGCGCGCGGCCATGCGCCTGATCCTGATGATGATCGTCGCCATCGCGGCCCTGAACATCATTTCCGGCCTCGTCATGCTGGTGAAGAACAAGGGCAAGGATATCGCCATCCTGCGCACCATGGGGGCGGGGCAGGGGGCCATCCTGCGCATCTTCTTCATGGCTGGCGCCTCGATCGGCGTGCTCGGCACCCTGGCCGGTCTCGCGGCGGGTGTCCTGTTCTGCACCTTCATCGAGCCGATCCAGAAGGTTCTGGAGGCGGTCACGGGCACCAAGGTGTTCAACGCCGAGATCTATTTCCTCAGCCACATCCCAGCGAGGATCGAGTGGAGCGAGGTGGGCATCGTCACCCTGTTCGCGGTGATCGTGTCGTTCCTCGTCACCCTGCCGCCGGCCTGGCGGGCCTCTCACCTCGATCCGGTGGAGGCGCTCCGCTATGAGTAA
- a CDS encoding type III pantothenate kinase, with translation MMLLAIEQGNTNTLFAVHDGEKWLAQWRAATESSRTADEYAVWLAQLLHMGGLTFGVIDACIISSVVPQSLFNLRNLSRRYLHVEPLVIGENAQLGVEVRIDKPSEAGADRLVNAIGAHMVYGGPLIVIDSGTATTFDVIAADGAFEGGIIAPGINLSMQALHEAAAKLPRIAIQRPARIVGRDTVGAMQSGVFWGYIALIEGLVARIKEERGEPLTVVATGGVASLFEGATSAIDHFDADLTIRGLLEIHRRNSHLGAQ, from the coding sequence CTGATGCTGCTGGCCATCGAACAGGGCAACACCAACACGCTGTTCGCCGTCCACGACGGCGAGAAGTGGCTGGCCCAATGGCGCGCCGCGACCGAATCCTCGCGCACCGCCGACGAGTATGCCGTGTGGCTGGCGCAACTGCTGCACATGGGCGGGCTGACGTTCGGCGTCATCGACGCCTGCATCATCTCCAGCGTCGTGCCGCAGTCGCTGTTCAACCTGCGCAACCTGTCGCGCCGCTATCTGCACGTCGAGCCGCTGGTGATCGGCGAGAACGCCCAGCTCGGCGTCGAAGTCCGTATCGACAAGCCGTCGGAAGCGGGAGCGGACCGCCTGGTCAACGCCATCGGCGCGCACATGGTCTATGGCGGCCCGCTGATCGTCATCGACAGCGGCACGGCCACGACCTTTGACGTGATCGCCGCGGACGGGGCGTTCGAGGGCGGGATCATCGCCCCGGGCATCAACCTGTCCATGCAGGCCCTGCATGAAGCCGCGGCCAAGCTGCCGCGCATCGCCATCCAGCGTCCGGCCCGCATCGTAGGCCGTGACACCGTCGGCGCCATGCAGTCCGGCGTCTTCTGGGGCTATATCGCGCTGATCGAGGGCCTGGTGGCCCGGATCAAGGAAGAGCGCGGCGAACCCCTGACCGTGGTCGCCACCGGCGGGGTCGCCTCGCTGTTCGAAGGCGCGACTTCGGCCATCGACCATTTTGACGCGGACCTGACGATCCGCGGCCTCCTCGAAATTCACCGTCGCAATTCCCATCTTGGGGCTCAATGA
- a CDS encoding DUF1467 family protein — MGPITSIAIFLTIWWTVLFAVLPLGTRSHAEMGIDLKDGGDPGAPVNPNLKRKFLTTTWISVVVFAVLWLVIRFGLITLPEIPANY; from the coding sequence ATGGGACCGATCACCTCCATCGCCATCTTCCTGACCATCTGGTGGACGGTGCTGTTCGCCGTGCTGCCGCTGGGCACGCGCAGTCATGCGGAGATGGGCATCGACCTGAAGGATGGCGGCGATCCCGGCGCGCCGGTGAATCCGAATCTGAAGCGCAAGTTCCTGACCACGACCTGGATCTCGGTCGTCGTCTTCGCGGTCTTGTGGCTGGTCATCCGCTTCGGCCTGATCACCTTGCCGGAGATTCCGGCCAACTACTGA
- the mce gene encoding methylmalonyl-CoA epimerase yields MIGKLNHVGVATPSIDEAVKMYRDVLGATSITDKWAMPEQGVWVCFVNLPNSQIELIEPYGEASPIHGFLAKNPKGGQHHICFEVEDIIAARDAMKAKGATVLGEPRIGAHGTPVIFVHPKDMGGMLVELMETPKGEHH; encoded by the coding sequence ATGATTGGAAAGCTCAACCATGTGGGTGTGGCGACGCCATCCATCGACGAGGCGGTGAAGATGTACCGCGACGTCCTGGGCGCGACGTCGATCACCGACAAGTGGGCCATGCCCGAGCAGGGCGTGTGGGTCTGCTTCGTCAACCTGCCCAACAGCCAGATCGAACTGATCGAGCCCTATGGCGAGGCCTCACCGATCCACGGCTTCCTGGCCAAGAACCCCAAGGGCGGCCAGCACCATATCTGTTTCGAGGTCGAGGACATCATCGCCGCGCGTGACGCCATGAAGGCCAAGGGCGCGACGGTGCTGGGCGAGCCCCGCATCGGCGCGCATGGCACCCCGGTGATCTTCGTCCACCCCAAGGACATGGGCGGGATGTTGGTCGAACTGATGGAAACCCCCAAGGGCGAGCACCACTGA